The following is a genomic window from Streptomyces sp. BHT-5-2.
AGGGTTTCGCGTTCCTCGACGACGCGCCGCCCAACCGCGGATTCCTCGACCAGATAGCGGCGCTGGAGTGGGTGCAGCGCAACATCGCCGCCTTCGGTGGCGACCCCGGCCGGGTCACCGTGGCCGGGGTGTCCGCCGGGGCGGGCTCGGTCGCCGCCCTGCTGACGATGAAGTCCGCGCGCGGCCTGTTCCGGCGGGCCATCGCCCATTCGGTGCCGGGGCTGCACAGCACCCCCGCGCTGGCACGGCAGGTCACCGCCGCGTTCGCGGACCGGCTCGGCGCGGCGGCCCCCACCGCCGAGGCCCTGCGCGACATCGACCCATGGCACCTCGCCGCCGAGCTCACCTCCTTCAACGCCGGCCTCCACGCGCACCGGGAGAGCTGGGGACGCCTCACGGAGACCGGCACCGCGCTGTGCCCCGTCGTCGACGGCGAGGTCCTCCCGGAAACGCCCTGGCTCGCGCTGACCGGAGCGCGCGCGAGCGGGACCGAACTGCTCGTCGGCCACACCCGGGACGAATTCCGGTACTTCAGCGTCATGAGCGGACGGTACGGCACCTTCACCGAGGAGGACGCCCGCGCGGCCCTGGAACTGCTCGCCCCGCAGCCGGACGGCGCGCGGGCCTACCGTGCCGCGTTCCCGCAGGCAGGCCCGGAGGAGCTGGTGGAGACGGTGTACTCCGACGCCCTCTTCCGCATGCCGTCACAGAAGCTGGCCGAGGCGAACGCCGCAGCCGGCGGCACCTCGTACCTGTTCGAACTGTGCTGGGCCGCCCCGGCCCTCGGCGGCATCCTGGGCGCCTGCCACAGCCTCGACGTCCCCCTGGCGTTCGGCACGCTGGACAGCCCCGTCGGCACCCAGCTCATCGGCGAGGAGCCCACTCCCGAGGCCGTCGCGCTCTCCCGCGAACTCCAGGAGGCATGGGTCCGCTTCGTCACCACCGGCGACGCGGGCTGGTCCGCCCACCGGCCCGGCGGGCACCTCACCCGCGTCCTGGACACCGAGTCGAAGACTCTGCCCTACCCCGAACAGACATCCCGCCAGATCTGGGAAGGCCACTCCCCCGCCCCCTTCGATCTCTCGTAATTGTCCCGGTCGGCTCCTACGACTGCGGCACCGCCACTCACCTGCCATCGGGAACAGCGCGAATTGGCGCACAGCCAGGCACCACCCGGCGCTGGCGCCTCACCTGGTCGATCGCCTGCACCCGGCACCGGGTGCTGCTCGCGCACGCCTGCCCGGCCTGCGGCCGATGGCCGCACCGCTGCCCCTCTATCAGCCACCAGGTCCGCCAGCACGAATGCCCGGCACGGGCCCGCGACGGACGGACCTGCCGAACCAACCTGACGCAAAGCGAGGTCCTTCCGCTGCCCCCGGACAGCCCAGTCCTCGACGCGCAGGAATGGATCAACGGACTGCTGGGTCGCATCGAGGCCGGCGACGACGACCCCCGCCTGCGCGAAGCGCGGGCCGGCTCACAGCTGCCCGACCGGTAGCCATAGAGGACTTCTCGGACGTGCTCGGCCCTCTCCAGCAGCTGCCGCCGTTCCTCCAGACCCAGCTGGGACAGCACAACGGAGGACAGGCCCATGTCGTCCGCCCAGAGCAGGTGGAACGCCGCCGAGCGCACCGCGTCGGGCTCGAAGACCGGAACCGAGGTGAATGCCGCGGCCAGCGTCGCGCCGTCCAGATCGGCCAGCCGAAGTGCCTCCAGGATCACCGGGTCGAACAGCCAAGCCCGGCGGTAGCCGGCCAGGAAACGCAGGTTCTCCAACCGCTCCACCGGCGGCTCGCTCCACACCTGGTAGCCCCAGCCGCGCGACTCGATGACAAGTCGACTCCGGCCGAAGGTGAAGGCGACGTCCGGGCGCGACACTCTGTGCGCCGGCTTGACGTCGACGACCAGCGGGCCCTTGGTGGTACGAAGAAGGAAGTCAGGGATGTGCTTGCGCACCGCGCCATCGACGTACGCGGTCATCAGGAACGGCTGTGCGACGATCCGGGAGACATCAGGGTCGAAATCCGCGAACAGCAACCGCGCCAGCTCCAGTCAGGACTCGTAGATCACCAGCTCCTGCTCCGTCGCCGACCAGACAGACCCCGAGTAGTGCTTCTGCCTCAGGTGCCAGCGAAACGTGCGCCAGAGACGCGTCGAAAAGGCTGCTCGGCGACGCTTCGCCGAAAGCGCACTCCGCCGACTCGCTTCCGTCAACTTGCCTCGTGCGTAACGGTTGTTGACGAAGCAACGCTTCCGAAGGACACGAGTCGTTCGCCCCCTGATGCCGCGCTTCAGCTGCAACACCCACGGTGACTCCAGGCCGTGACCCCTGTCCTGACGAAGACCACGGAGCAGCCCGAAGGAGTGAACGCGCCGACCAGCGGTTCCACGCGGCTTGCCCAATTCGCCATCCGCTGGACACAGCTTATCCAGTGCCATTCAGCATTTGCGCCGATGACAGCGTTAGGCGCGGTGCAGACATGTGTGGCAAACGGCAGCCCCCGGGCGCGCGGGTAGCGGGTGCCCGGGCGCTGCGGCGTTTCCCGCGCGGAAGCAGCCCGGCTCCCGCTCCACCGTGCCTGGCACGATCAGTTACTGATACAGGCGCTCCAGGTACTGCGAGCCGTAGTACGCCGCCAACTCCTCCACGCTCTCCGAACGGCGATCGTGCGCCTTTACGAGCACCGCGCGGGACGGTGCCGCTTCCGGCCGCCAGGTCTCCGGCTGCCAGACTCCGCCGCGCAGCAGGGCCCTCGGGCAGTGGTAGAAGACCTGGTCGATCTCGACCAGCAGGGCCAGCCGTGGACGATTCCCCTTCACCACCATGTCGTCGAAGAAAGGCGCATCGCGCAGGATGCGCGCGCGGCCGTTGATGCGCAGCGTGTCGGGGCGGCCGGGGATCAGGTAGAGCAGCCCCACGTGGGGATTGGCCAGGATGTTGCGGAACCCGTCGGCCCGGCGGTTCCCGGGACGTTCGGGGATCGCGATCGTCGTGTCGTCCAGCACGAGCGTGAACCCGGCCGGGTCCCCCTTCGGTGACGCGTCGCAGCTGCCGCCGGCGCCCGAGGTCGCCACCACGCACAGCGGCGACGCGGCCAGCCACTGGCGGTCGTGCTCGTGCAGGCTCGGCCGGACCTTGACCAGCGCTCCCGGTGTCGGCTCGCCGAGCAGTTCCCCCAGCTCGTCCGGTGACGTCACCTCGACCAGGTCTGTGCGCAGCACGGACCTCACCCCCTCCTGTCGGTACATGAACAGATCGAGCGTAGACGACGGCTCGCCATCAGCGGCCGGTGCGAGGATCAGCGGGAATCCGCACGACAGCACCCGAGCGGGCGCGGTCTCGTGCCGCCGGTTTGGCCAGGATCCGGCCCACGTGTGTCTTGTCGGCCGACGTGGGCAGTCCACCGCGATCGTTGCCGTGCTACCGGTGGTGCAGCCGCTTGGTCATCCCGAATACCAGCGGAGGCGCATCGGTGAGGAAACACCGTGGTTTGCAACAGCCCTCGCCGGGCTGAGTCGTGACGGGGATCGAGGAGACGGGCCGCACTTGCGCCAAGAGGGCGGTGTCAGGTGACGGATGCGAAGGTCTTCTCCAGGCGCGGGATGTAGTCGACGAGATCCTGTTGCCAGCAGTAGCCGTTGTGGCCACCGTTGCAGTGCGTGCCCCAGGTGGAGCCGTTGCCGTAGTCGACGTAGTAGTAGGGCATTCGAAGGGCGTCCATGTGGTCCTTGACGTGCTTGGACGCACCCTCGACCCAGAATTCCAGATCGGTGGGGTTGCCGCCGCCGTTGCCGACGTAGATGGAGACCCCGACGTCGGCCAACTTGCCCATGTGGGTGGAGGGGTCGACGGCGTTCCACATCCGGTCGGCGTTGAACACCGGGTAGGGCGAGCCGAACAGGGCATCGCTGTCCACGCCGGGCTTGTAGGGGTCGTGGGCGCTGTCGCAGGCGTCGGGTCCGGAGGCGGAGGCACAGATCGCGCCGAGCGCGTCGGTCACTGTGGCGACGGCGGCCAGGCGCAGGTCCATGGAGTCGGCCGACAGGTCGATGTCACCCGAAAGCGATGCGGTCTGGCTGAACAGTTCGGGGCGGTCCTGGGCGTAATGCAGGGCACCGAACCCGCCCATCGAGATGCCGGCGATGGCGCGGCCCTTCTTGGTGGCGATCGTGCGCAGGTTGGCGTCGATGAAGGGAATCACCTGATCGAGGTGGAAGTTCTCCCAGTTCTGCGGGCCCAACGCGGTGTTCTGGTCACGCCAGTTCGCATACCAGCCGCGATGACCGCCGTCCGGGATGACCGTGATCATTGATTTGGAGGTGGTCAGTGCCGGGTAGGTCTGGTTGACCGGGTCGTCCGGTGAGCCGTGCAGGAAGTACAGCACCGGGTAGCGCTTGGTGGGGTTGGCGTTGTAGTCGCCCGGAAGAATGATCTTGATGTGATGGGCGCCGGCGACCTGGCCCGTGGTCACGGTGATGACGAAGTTGGTGGCGGTTCCGGTCGCCGTGCCGACCTGGGTCAGTCCGAACCCGTCGGCCAGAGGGGGCGGGGTCGAGGCGTCGGCGTGCGCGGCGGGTGGTGCCAATACGGTCATGACCGCGGCCGTGGCGGCGATGACGGCCGTCTTGGCACGGTAACGCCAGGCAGACAAGAGGGATTTCAATGGACTGCCCTTCGGAGGGTGGGACTGGGGTGTCAGGCAAGAGACGCGAACCGCTGATTGAAGCAAGAGGACGCGAATGTCTGATTGAGGATCTGCGATCTCAACCACCTGGGCGGGCGGGACGTTTCCACGCGTCACGGCGACTGACAGCCGCCAGCACCAAGCGTTGACGGCCAATGCCATGG
Proteins encoded in this region:
- a CDS encoding TnsA-like heteromeric transposase endonuclease subunit, whose amino-acid sequence is MELARLLFADFDPDVSRIVAQPFLMTAYVDGAVRKHIPDFLLRTTKGPLVVDVKPAHRVSRPDVAFTFGRSRLVIESRGWGYQVWSEPPVERLENLRFLAGYRRAWLFDPVILEALRLADLDGATLAAAFTSVPVFEPDAVRSAAFHLLWADDMGLSSVVLSQLGLEERRQLLERAEHVREVLYGYRSGSCEPARASRRRGSSSPASMRPSSPLIHSCASRTGLSGGSGRTSLCVRLVRQVRPSRARAGHSCWRTWWLIEGQRCGHRPQAGQACASSTRCRVQAIDQVRRQRRVVPGCAPIRAVPDGR
- a CDS encoding pyridoxamine 5'-phosphate oxidase family protein, which encodes MLRTDLVEVTSPDELGELLGEPTPGALVKVRPSLHEHDRQWLAASPLCVVATSGAGGSCDASPKGDPAGFTLVLDDTTIAIPERPGNRRADGFRNILANPHVGLLYLIPGRPDTLRINGRARILRDAPFFDDMVVKGNRPRLALLVEIDQVFYHCPRALLRGGVWQPETWRPEAAPSRAVLVKAHDRRSESVEELAAYYGSQYLERLYQ
- a CDS encoding alpha/beta hydrolase family protein, encoding MTVLAPPAAHADASTPPPLADGFGLTQVGTATGTATNFVITVTTGQVAGAHHIKIILPGDYNANPTKRYPVLYFLHGSPDDPVNQTYPALTTSKSMITVIPDGGHRGWYANWRDQNTALGPQNWENFHLDQVIPFIDANLRTIATKKGRAIAGISMGGFGALHYAQDRPELFSQTASLSGDIDLSADSMDLRLAAVATVTDALGAICASASGPDACDSAHDPYKPGVDSDALFGSPYPVFNADRMWNAVDPSTHMGKLADVGVSIYVGNGGGNPTDLEFWVEGASKHVKDHMDALRMPYYYVDYGNGSTWGTHCNGGHNGYCWQQDLVDYIPRLEKTFASVT
- a CDS encoding carboxylesterase/lipase family protein translates to MSEQPKVRTTEGVVQGRRRQGHAVFRGIPYAQPPVGALRFAAPAPPHRWEGTRQAVEFGPVVPLSLPIDVSPQGTDWLTLNVGTPDPGAAGLPVLVWIPVGGYLSAASSDPMFDPAALAEAGVVVVTVNCRVGAEGFAFLDDAPPNRGFLDQIAALEWVQRNIAAFGGDPGRVTVAGVSAGAGSVAALLTMKSARGLFRRAIAHSVPGLHSTPALARQVTAAFADRLGAAAPTAEALRDIDPWHLAAELTSFNAGLHAHRESWGRLTETGTALCPVVDGEVLPETPWLALTGARASGTELLVGHTRDEFRYFSVMSGRYGTFTEEDARAALELLAPQPDGARAYRAAFPQAGPEELVETVYSDALFRMPSQKLAEANAAAGGTSYLFELCWAAPALGGILGACHSLDVPLAFGTLDSPVGTQLIGEEPTPEAVALSRELQEAWVRFVTTGDAGWSAHRPGGHLTRVLDTESKTLPYPEQTSRQIWEGHSPAPFDLS